The genomic segment ATGGCGGGGCTTGTTTACGTCAATAATCAGAAGGCAGATAAACCGGGCATGGCAGTTTCGGATACCGATAAAATTGAACTGCGCGGCGAAACCATGCGTTATGTAAGCAGAGGCGGGTTAAAACTCGAAAAAGCCATACCCCGTTATCATCTTAATCTGCAAGGCACAATCTGTATGGATATTGGCGCTTCTACAGGAGGCTTTACCGACTGCATGCTGCAAAACGGTGCTGTCAAAGTTTATTCCATCGATGTTGGTTATGGGCAGTTGGCATGGAAGCTGCGTACAGATGAACGGGTGGTTAATCTTGAGCGAACAAATTTTCGTTATGTTACCGAAAAAGAGATACCGGACAAAATAGATTTTGCCAGTGTGGATGTATCTTTTATCTCTCTGACGCTGATTTTGCCTGTTGCAAAAACTTTACTCAAGCAAAATGGCGAGATGGTATGTCTTGTAAAACCCCAGTTTGAGGCAGGCAAAGGTAGAGTCGGGAAAAAAGGTGTAGTAAAAGAACCTGAAATTCATCGTGAAGTAATTGCTAAGGTTGCTGATTTTGCTTATTCTATAGGCTTTTCGGTGCTTGATGTGGACTATTCTCCCATAAAAGGTCCCGAAGGGAACATTGAGTATTTGCTATATATTAAAAATGAACAAAATCCGGTGCACAACGTCAATCAAGAGGTTATACAAAACATAGTAGAGCTTTCTCATCATAATTTGGAATAAACAAAGCTGAAACCGTACTATGGCTTAAAGGAAGGAGTCAACGATGAAGGCGATTCTGACCCCTAATTTTAAAAAAGAACATACTGAAAAATGCTTAAATGAAACACTTGAAGTTCTTTATAAAATCGGTATTGAAGCTTATTTGGATAGCGTATATCGCCAGTATGTAAGCAGCGAGCACGTTGTTTTTTGCGAGTTTATTAACGCTGTCAGTCATATGGATCTTATCATTGCTATTGGCGGAGATGGTACAATCATTCATAGCTCAAAATACGGGATTAAGCATAATTTACCTGTACTTGGCATCAATGTAGGGCGTTTGGGCTTTCTTGCACAGCTAGAGTGCGATGAGCTCCATAAGCTTTCAAGTTTGGTAGAAGGCAGTTATACTGTGCAAAACCATATGCTCATTGAGGCTAAAATTCAAACAGATTCAGAGCAGATGGTGTGCGTAGCACTAAATGATATTGCCATTACCAAGGGTGAATTTTCTAAAATAGTAGATATTGAAGTAACTTGTGCTGAAAAACTTGTAAGCGAATATCACGCCGACGGTGTTATTTTCGCCACCCCAACCGGTTCTACCGCCTATGCTATGTCTGCAGGCGGTCCTATTGTTGATCCAAGCATCGATTCGATAGCAATGACACCCATTTGCCCCCACTCATTATTCTCACGTTCTGTGCTGTTTTCACCAGAAAAGGCACTTACCGTACGAGCAAAATATATTAACAATCAAAATGATTTGTATTTATCCGCAGATGGAGAACGACCCATTAAAATACGACGAGACAGTCAAATAATAATACAAAAATCGAAATTAACTGCAAAACTTATTAATTTTGGTGAACGGGATTTTTATGAAATATTGAATTTGAAAATTTTGGGAAGAGGGTAGAACGATGAAGTCGAAGAGGCATGAAAAAATATTAGAAATAATTCTTGATAATGTTGTGGATACGCAAGAAGAGCTTCTGCGCCTTTTGAAAAAAGAGGGTTTTCATGTTACACAGGCAACGGTTTCAAGAGATATTAAAGATTTACGGCTTATTAAGACTTTATCAGCCGATGGGCGTTATCGTTATACTTTTGTTACCCCCGAAAAAACTACGAATGTCTCTACACGTTTTCGTGCTATATTTACCGAAACAGTTATTTCGGTAGATTATGCGGGGCACACGGTTGTAGTTAAGTGCCATACCGGTATGGCAAATGCGGCTTGTGCAGCCCTCGACCTTCTCAATTTGGATAATGTAGTAGGTACTCTCTCGGGAGATGACACTTTTTTTATTCTTACACGTGAAATAGCTGATGCTCAAAAACTAGTACAAGAGTTGCAGACCTATATTACAAGGTAGGTGACACCATGCTGACACAACTATACATTCAAAATATTGCTGTTATCGAAAAAACCTCGATTGAGTTTCAGCCGGGGTTTAATATCTTTACAGGCGAAACCGGCGCAGGTAAATCGATTCTTATCGATGCAATCAGCGCTGTTTTAGGTTTCCGTACATCTCGAGACCTTATTCGTACTGGTGCGGATAAAGCAATTGTAACGGCGTTGTTTGATCATTTATCGCAGGATACAATAGATGCTCTTACCGGTTTTGGCTATGAACCGGAAGAGGACGGCACACTTTTACTTTCGCGCGAACTTACGACAGAAGGGAAAAACACTTGTAAAATCGGCGGCAGGCCTGCAACAGTATCCATTCTGCGTGAGGTAGCAGATACTCTCATTAACATTCATGGGCAGCATGATAATCAGGCACTGATGGTTTCGGAAAAACATATAAAATTTATCGATAGCTTTGCCGATGTTGATGAGCTGCTTACTCGTTATAAAGAACTTTATACTCAGCTTCTTAATATCAAAAGAGAACTGGAAAAATGTAATATTGACGAGGCAGAAAAAGCATATCGTATCGATCTTTTAACCTATCAAATTGATGAAATAACCGATGCAGACCTTAAAACAGATGAGGAAGAAGAACTGATTGCTCAAAAAAAGAGGATAGGAAATGCGGCAAAAATAGTTGCAAGTATTGCAGAAGCAGACATCGCACTGAATGGTGATGATGAAACAGAAGGGCTTGTTGCAACGTTAAGTACTGCGAAAGATGCAATTACTACAGCGGGGCGATATTTTACCGACCTTGAAGAAATGGCAGCGCGTATTGACGAAATTTACTATGAGCTGCGGGAATACGCCTCGGATATCCATAGTTATACTGCTGATCTCGAGTTTAATGAGGGTGACATCAACCGTATTGAAATGCGTTTAGATATGATTTATAAACTGAAACAAAAGTATGGTACTTCTGTGGAGGAAATTCTCTCATTTCTTAAAAAAGCAACCGAAGAATTATCTTCCATCAATCAGTCTGATGAGCTTCAACATAAGCTGAATGTCCAACTTGCACATCTTACACGCAATGCGCAAAAATTGGCGGAAGAACTCTCCGAACGCCGAAATAGGGCTGCGGCCCAATTTACAAGTGCGGTAGGGGAAGAACTGAAATTTTTGGATATGCCTTTTGTGCGCTTAGAAGTAAAAAATGATGTTGGTGAATTATCTAACGATGGTATTGATAATATGGAGTTTATGATTTCTACCAATCCGGGTGAGCCGCCAAAATCTCTTTCCAAAATTGCATCCGGCGGTGAGCTTTCGCGTATTATGCTCAGCCTCAAAAATGTAATTGCAGATAAAGATCAGGTCGGTACGCTTATTTTTGATGAAATAGATACCGGAGTCAGCGGTCGTGCAGCTCAAAAGATAGGACAAAAACTGAAACAGGTCTCAAAAGGGCGGCAGATTATCTGTGTTACACACCTTGCGCAGGTTGCTTGCTACGCCAATCATCATCTGCTGATTGAAAAGAATGTCAGAAACAATAGAACTTATACCGAAGTTCGTGCTTTGAGCAGCATCGAACGTGTCCAAGAGATAGCGCGAATTATTGGTGGTGCTGATATTACCGATACTGTTTTAAAAAATGCCGAAGAAATGCTTAATTTAGCACAAAAACAGTCTTGACAAATATTTTGTATTATGATATAGTCCCAGTAATAGCTGTGAAGAGAACGAGTAACCGTGCAGGTTCATCCCAGAGAGCTTTTGGTTGGTGAAAAAAAGCATGAGCGGTGCGGTGAATACATCTCGGAGCTGCAAAGGCGAAAGTACAGTAGTTTTTGTCGGGGGCGCCCGTTACAGCGTTAAGGTATGATAGTACCTGATGAGGTTATGACTGTGAGGTCATAACGAACTAGAGGTGGTACAGCGTTTATGACGCCCTCTATCTGCAAAATTGCGGATAGAGGGCTTTTCTTATATCCGCAAACAAACATTTTTAAAGGAGAAAGATTGATGACTGTATTTGAAGAACTGAAACGCCGTGGCTTAATTGCACAAATGACACATGAAGACAAAATTAAAGATATGCTGGAAAATGAAAAAACTACCTTTTATATTGGTTTTGATGCAACAGCAAATAGCCTTCATGTGGGGCATTTTCTCCAATTAATTGTAATTCAGCATATGCAGCGAGCAGGGCATACACCAATTCTGCTTTTGGGCACCGGAACAACAATGGTTGGCGATCCTACAGGTAAAACCGATATGCGTCCGATGCTTACCAAAGAACAAATTAACTATAATGCCGATTGTTTTGTTCAGCAGATGTCTAAATTTGTTGATATGGACAATGCAATCGTAGTGCATAATGGTGATTGGCTTTGTGAACTAAAATACCTTGAAATGCTTCGTGATGTGGGAGCATGCTTCTCGGTAAACAAAATGCTTACTGCAGAATGCTTCAAATCCCGTTTAGCTGTGGGGCTGTCGTTTATTGAGTTTAACTATATGATTATGCAGAGCTACGATTTTCTGCATCTGTACAGAACTCATAACTGCCGTTTGGAACTTGGCGGAGACGATCAGTGGAGCAATATCCTCGGTGGTGTTGACCTTGTTCGCCGTAAAGAGCAAGCAGAAGTATGTGGTATGACGTTTACCCTGCTTACCACCAAAGAGGGTAAAAAAATGGGCAAAACCGAAAATGGAGCCATCTGGCTCAATCCCGAAAAAACCACTCCTTATGGGT from the Hydrogenoanaerobacterium saccharovorans genome contains:
- a CDS encoding NAD(+)/NADH kinase; its protein translation is MKAILTPNFKKEHTEKCLNETLEVLYKIGIEAYLDSVYRQYVSSEHVVFCEFINAVSHMDLIIAIGGDGTIIHSSKYGIKHNLPVLGINVGRLGFLAQLECDELHKLSSLVEGSYTVQNHMLIEAKIQTDSEQMVCVALNDIAITKGEFSKIVDIEVTCAEKLVSEYHADGVIFATPTGSTAYAMSAGGPIVDPSIDSIAMTPICPHSLFSRSVLFSPEKALTVRAKYINNQNDLYLSADGERPIKIRRDSQIIIQKSKLTAKLINFGERDFYEILNLKILGRG
- the argR gene encoding arginine repressor, whose product is MKSKRHEKILEIILDNVVDTQEELLRLLKKEGFHVTQATVSRDIKDLRLIKTLSADGRYRYTFVTPEKTTNVSTRFRAIFTETVISVDYAGHTVVVKCHTGMANAACAALDLLNLDNVVGTLSGDDTFFILTREIADAQKLVQELQTYITR
- the tyrS gene encoding tyrosine--tRNA ligase is translated as MMTVFEELKRRGLIAQMTHEDKIKDMLENEKTTFYIGFDATANSLHVGHFLQLIVIQHMQRAGHTPILLLGTGTTMVGDPTGKTDMRPMLTKEQINYNADCFVQQMSKFVDMDNAIVVHNGDWLCELKYLEMLRDVGACFSVNKMLTAECFKSRLAVGLSFIEFNYMIMQSYDFLHLYRTHNCRLELGGDDQWSNILGGVDLVRRKEQAEVCGMTFTLLTTKEGKKMGKTENGAIWLNPEKTTPYGFFQYWRNVDDADVINCLKLLTFVPIEEIEAMESWQGSELNKAKELLAYELTKMVHSKEDADKALEAARAVFGAGAHSQNMPTTQLSADDFTGGSITVIDLLVKAGLTPSKAEARRLVQQGGISVDDAKVSDPMTAFSISEFEKNHKIIKKGKKVFHKIIL
- the recN gene encoding DNA repair protein RecN, which encodes MLTQLYIQNIAVIEKTSIEFQPGFNIFTGETGAGKSILIDAISAVLGFRTSRDLIRTGADKAIVTALFDHLSQDTIDALTGFGYEPEEDGTLLLSRELTTEGKNTCKIGGRPATVSILREVADTLINIHGQHDNQALMVSEKHIKFIDSFADVDELLTRYKELYTQLLNIKRELEKCNIDEAEKAYRIDLLTYQIDEITDADLKTDEEEELIAQKKRIGNAAKIVASIAEADIALNGDDETEGLVATLSTAKDAITTAGRYFTDLEEMAARIDEIYYELREYASDIHSYTADLEFNEGDINRIEMRLDMIYKLKQKYGTSVEEILSFLKKATEELSSINQSDELQHKLNVQLAHLTRNAQKLAEELSERRNRAAAQFTSAVGEELKFLDMPFVRLEVKNDVGELSNDGIDNMEFMISTNPGEPPKSLSKIASGGELSRIMLSLKNVIADKDQVGTLIFDEIDTGVSGRAAQKIGQKLKQVSKGRQIICVTHLAQVACYANHHLLIEKNVRNNRTYTEVRALSSIERVQEIARIIGGADITDTVLKNAEEMLNLAQKQS
- a CDS encoding TlyA family RNA methyltransferase → MKKRLDIAVTENGLIDSREKAKSLIMAGLVYVNNQKADKPGMAVSDTDKIELRGETMRYVSRGGLKLEKAIPRYHLNLQGTICMDIGASTGGFTDCMLQNGAVKVYSIDVGYGQLAWKLRTDERVVNLERTNFRYVTEKEIPDKIDFASVDVSFISLTLILPVAKTLLKQNGEMVCLVKPQFEAGKGRVGKKGVVKEPEIHREVIAKVADFAYSIGFSVLDVDYSPIKGPEGNIEYLLYIKNEQNPVHNVNQEVIQNIVELSHHNLE